In the Streptomyces sp. WMMC940 genome, GGATGCCGAGGCCGGGGCCGGGGAACGGCTGGCGCTGGACGATCTCCTCGGGCAGGCCCAGCTCCTGGCCGACCATCCGGACCTCGTCCTTGAACAGCTTCCGCAGCGGCTCGATCAGCTCGAACTCGAGGTCCTCCGGGAGACCGCCGACGTTGTGGTGCGACTTGATGTTCGCCGTGCCCGTGCCGCCGCCGGACTCCACCACGTCCGGGTAGAGCGTGCCCTGCACCAGGAACTGCACCGGCTGCTCGCCGTGCTCGCCCGCCGCCTCGGCGACGATCTCGGCCTGGGCTTGCTCGAAGACCCGGATGAACTCCCGGCCGATGATCTTCCGCTTCTCCTCGGGGTCGGAGACCCCGGCGAGCGCGTCCAGGAAGCGCTGCTCGGCGTCGACGACCTTCAGCGAGACACCGGTCGCGGCGACGAAGTCCTTCTCGACCTGCTCGGTCTCGCCCTTGCGCATCAGACCGTGGTCGACGTACACGCAGGTCAGCTGCGAGCCGATGGCCTTCTGCACGAGCGCGGCCGCGACGGCGGAGTCGACGCCGCCGGACAGTCCGCAGATGGCGCGCTTGTCGCCGACCTGCTCACGGATCGCGGCGACCTGCTCCTCGATCACGTTGCCCGTCGTCCACGTCGGCTCGATGCCCGCACCGCGGTAGAGGAAGTGCTCCAGGACCTGCTGGCCGTAGGTGGAGTGCATCACCTCGGGGTGGTGCTGGACGCCGTAGAGCTTCTTCTCGTCGTTCTCGAAGGCGGCCACGGGCACGACGGCCGTGGAGGCGGTGACGGTGAAGCCCTCGGGGGCCGCGGAGCAGGCGTCGCCGTGGGACATCCAGACCTGCTGCTCGGCCGGGGTGCCTTCGAAGAGGGTCGACCCCGCCTTGCTGACGTGCAGGTCGGTACGGCCGTACTCACGGGCGCCGGAGTTGTCGACGGTGCCGCCGAGCGTCTGTGCCATCAGCTGGAACCCGTAGCACATGCCGAAGACGGGGACGCCGGCCTCGAACAGCGCGCGGTCGAGGCGCGGGGCGCCCTCCGCGTACACGGAGGACGGGCCGCCCGAGAGGATGATCGCCGCCGGCTTCCTGGCCAGCATCTCCTGCACCGGCATGGTGGACGGGACGATCTCGCTGTAGACCCGCGCCTCACGGACGCGGCGGGCGATGAGCTGGGCGTACTGCGCGCCGAAGTCGACAACGAGGACCACGTCCGGGTTGGTGACGTCGGGCGCGGCAGCGGGGGACGCAGATGACACTACGGCGGCCTTCCGGCGGTGGGTGGAGGGGGCTCTGTCAGTCGATTCTACCGGCGCCGCGGTACCGCTCTTCGTCTCACCATCCGAACCCGCGTTGGCCCCGGCGACGGCCGGGGGGCCATACTGACCCCATGCGCAAGCACCCGACCTTCGTCTTTACCTATGGCACCCGGCCCGCCGGCTGCCATGGTCGTGCTGCTTGAGCAACTGACAAGCGACTTCCCAGGCGCCCCGGGCCGACAAGGCCCGGGGCGTCCTGTCGTTTCCGGGCCCGGTCGGTACGGGGCCTGAACACAAGGAGCCCCCGTGCCCGCCACCGACACCGCAGCCCGTCCCGACACCGCAGCCCGTCCCGACACCGGCGCCCGCACCGACGAGGCCGCGGATCTGATCAGCGGCGCCCGCGACCGCATCGACTCCCTCGACGACCGGATCATCGGGCTGATCCAGGAACGGATGGCCGTCTCGGCCGTCATCCAGGAGGCCCGGATCACCTCCGGGGGCCGCCGGGTGAACCTCTCGCGCGAGATGGAGGTGCTCGGTCACTACAGGGAGGCGCTCGGCAAGCCGGGGACGGCGCTGGCCATGACGCTGCTGGAGCTGTGCCGCGGTCGCGTCTGAACGTGCGCCCGGCACCGTGGTCCGACGGATGTGCGCAGCTCCCGTGGCCCGGAGGCTGCGCGGTGCCCGGTGGGGCGCGCCGGATGTGCCGGTGCACGCCCGCCGTACCGCCGCGCACTCCTGCCGCACGCCGTACGCACATCCGTACGGGCGCGCTCTCACCCGTACGGCCCGTGACCGGTCCCGGAACGCTTCGTTGGTACCGATGTCCGTGCCAGCCAGGGGCGGCCCCGAAGGAAAGATCCACGCGTGGCCCCGCTGGGGCGTGTGACGTACCGCAGGTACGTCGTGGGACCTCGCCCCGGCGCGCGTGACCGGTCGGCAGGGGACAGCAGCCCGGTCACCCCGAGGCGGTCGGTTCCGGGGACGCCCGGAACCGGCCGCATCCGGCCGAAGCGGTTGACCGCTCGCGCGACCCGCCCGCCATGAAGCGGCCCCTCCCGGATCCCACCGCGCAACCCCCACGGCACCGCGCCCCGCGCCGTCGGGCCGCCGCCGGACCGGGAGATGCGGCTCCGGCCGTCCGGTCCGGCGGCCCCCACCCCGGGCGCGCCGCCTCTCGGTGCCCACGCGGGCCCCGACGTCGGCACCGACGGCCGAGGGCCCCTGGAAACCGCCCGCTTCCGCGAGGCCCTTCCTGGCGGTCCGCGTGCGGGTGGACGACAGTGCTCCACCCACGAGCAAGGCCACGACGGCGGTCTCGCCGAACCGGACGTCGGCGCCATATGCCCGCGGCAATGTGTCGGGCGTCACATAAATTCTGTGTGAGTTCCTGTGCAACCAATTGCACTGGTCACAGGTCATGCATGCGGAACCAATGGCCACACCCGTAACCCCCATAGCCGGGAGGGCCCCAGACTCCGTGCCGCGTGACGCGGCACGCCGGACTTCACTGAGGTCTTGATGAAGCTTCGCCGCGCTATGGCTGTCGCTGCCGCGACCGCTGTCATAGCCCCTGCCGCCTTCCTTGCGGCGCCGGCCGCGTACGCGACCGACGGCACCACCAGCACGACCTCCACCGCCGGCTCAACCGGTGACACGGAGACCCCGACGACGGAGGACGACGCGGCGAAGACCGAGACGCCCTCCGCCGAGGACGACGCGAACAACGCCGAGACCCCGGCCACGGAAG is a window encoding:
- a CDS encoding chorismate mutase — its product is MPATDTAARPDTAARPDTGARTDEAADLISGARDRIDSLDDRIIGLIQERMAVSAVIQEARITSGGRRVNLSREMEVLGHYREALGKPGTALAMTLLELCRGRV
- the guaA gene encoding glutamine-hydrolyzing GMP synthase — encoded protein: MSSASPAAAPDVTNPDVVLVVDFGAQYAQLIARRVREARVYSEIVPSTMPVQEMLARKPAAIILSGGPSSVYAEGAPRLDRALFEAGVPVFGMCYGFQLMAQTLGGTVDNSGAREYGRTDLHVSKAGSTLFEGTPAEQQVWMSHGDACSAAPEGFTVTASTAVVPVAAFENDEKKLYGVQHHPEVMHSTYGQQVLEHFLYRGAGIEPTWTTGNVIEEQVAAIREQVGDKRAICGLSGGVDSAVAAALVQKAIGSQLTCVYVDHGLMRKGETEQVEKDFVAATGVSLKVVDAEQRFLDALAGVSDPEEKRKIIGREFIRVFEQAQAEIVAEAAGEHGEQPVQFLVQGTLYPDVVESGGGTGTANIKSHHNVGGLPEDLEFELIEPLRKLFKDEVRMVGQELGLPEEIVQRQPFPGPGLGIRIVGEVTRERLDLLREADAIAREELTAAGLDRDIWQCPVVLLADVRSVGVQGDGRTYGHPIVLRPVSSEDAMTADWTRMPYDVLAKISTRITNEVADVNRVVLDVTSKPPGTIEWE